A genomic region of Conger conger chromosome 6, fConCon1.1, whole genome shotgun sequence contains the following coding sequences:
- the stx3a gene encoding syntaxin-3 isoform X3, with product MKDRLEQLKAVNDADEVEVAVDNAAFMDEFFSQIEEIRTSIDKIDENVVEVKKLYSVILSAPTSDQKTQDDLEAVTNDIKKLANNARNKLKSIERNLETNEERVSADMRIRKSQHAILSRKFVEVMTKYNEAQVDFRERSKGRIQRQLEITGKTTTDEELEEMLEGGNAAVFTAGIMDSGISRQALSEIEARHKDIVRLESSIKELHDMFVDIAMLVENQGGMIDRIESNMDQSVGFVERAVADTKKAVKFQAEARRKKMMIMLCCVILVIILVSVVYSFVT from the exons ATGAAAGACCGTTTGGAGCAACTCAAAGCGGTAA ATGATGCAGACGAAGTTGAGGTCGCCGTGGACAATGCTGCGTTTATGGACGAGTTCTTTTCCCAG ATTGAAGAGATCAGGACCAGCATCGACAAGATAGATGAGAACGTAGTTGAAGTCAAGAAGCTCTACTCCGTCATCCTCTCTGCCCCGACGTCAGATCaga aAACACAGGATGACTTGGAAGCCGTCACCAACGACATTAAGAAACTGGCCAACAACGCTCGCAACAAGCTCAAAA GCATCGAGCGAAACCTGGAGACGAACGAGGAGAGAGTGTCGGCTGACATGCGTATCCGGAAATCTCAG CATGCCATTCTGTCCAGGAAGTTTGTGGAGGTGATGACCAAGTACAACGAGGCCCAGGTGGACTTCAGAGAGAGGAGCAAAGGCCGGATTCAGAGACAACTGGAGATCA CTGGTAAAACTACAACTGATGAAGAGCTGGAGGAGATGCTGGAAGGGGGGAATGCCGCAGTTTTCACTGCAGGG ATCATGGACTCAGGCATCTCCAGGCAGGCTCTGAGTGAGATCGAGGCTCGGCACAAAGACATCGTGCGTCTGGAGAGCAGCATCAAGGAGCTGCACGACATGTTCGTGGACATCGCCATGCTGGTGGAGAACCAG GGTGGCATGATTGACAGGATCGAGAGCAATATGGACCAATCAGTGGGCTTTGTGGAGCGGGCGGTGGCCGACACCAAGAAAGCAGTGAAGTTCCAGGCAGAGGCTCGCCGG AAGAAAATGATGATCATGTTATGCTGTGTGATTCTGGTCATCATCCTTGTCTCTGTAGTGTACAGCTTCGTCACATAG
- the stx3a gene encoding syntaxin-3 isoform X1 — MKDRLEQLKATCDTDDADEVEVAVDNAAFMDEFFSQIEEIRTSIDKIDENVVEVKKLYSVILSAPTSDQKTQDDLEAVTNDIKKLANNARNKLKSIERNLETNEERVSADMRIRKSQHAILSRKFVEVMTKYNEAQVDFRERSKGRIQRQLEITGKTTTDEELEEMLEGGNAAVFTAGVIHSIMDSGISRQALSEIEARHKDIVRLESSIKELHDMFVDIAMLVENQGGMIDRIESNMDQSVGFVERAVADTKKAVKFQAEARRKKMMIMLCCVILVIILVSVVYSFVT, encoded by the exons ATGAAAGACCGTTTGGAGCAACTCAAAGCG ACGTGTGACACAGATGATGCAGACGAAGTTGAGGTCGCCGTGGACAATGCTGCGTTTATGGACGAGTTCTTTTCCCAG ATTGAAGAGATCAGGACCAGCATCGACAAGATAGATGAGAACGTAGTTGAAGTCAAGAAGCTCTACTCCGTCATCCTCTCTGCCCCGACGTCAGATCaga aAACACAGGATGACTTGGAAGCCGTCACCAACGACATTAAGAAACTGGCCAACAACGCTCGCAACAAGCTCAAAA GCATCGAGCGAAACCTGGAGACGAACGAGGAGAGAGTGTCGGCTGACATGCGTATCCGGAAATCTCAG CATGCCATTCTGTCCAGGAAGTTTGTGGAGGTGATGACCAAGTACAACGAGGCCCAGGTGGACTTCAGAGAGAGGAGCAAAGGCCGGATTCAGAGACAACTGGAGATCA CTGGTAAAACTACAACTGATGAAGAGCTGGAGGAGATGCTGGAAGGGGGGAATGCCGCAGTTTTCACTGCAGGGGTaatccacagt ATCATGGACTCAGGCATCTCCAGGCAGGCTCTGAGTGAGATCGAGGCTCGGCACAAAGACATCGTGCGTCTGGAGAGCAGCATCAAGGAGCTGCACGACATGTTCGTGGACATCGCCATGCTGGTGGAGAACCAG GGTGGCATGATTGACAGGATCGAGAGCAATATGGACCAATCAGTGGGCTTTGTGGAGCGGGCGGTGGCCGACACCAAGAAAGCAGTGAAGTTCCAGGCAGAGGCTCGCCGG AAGAAAATGATGATCATGTTATGCTGTGTGATTCTGGTCATCATCCTTGTCTCTGTAGTGTACAGCTTCGTCACATAG
- the stx3a gene encoding syntaxin-3 isoform X2 — MKDRLEQLKATCDTDDADEVEVAVDNAAFMDEFFSQIEEIRTSIDKIDENVVEVKKLYSVILSAPTSDQKTQDDLEAVTNDIKKLANNARNKLKSIERNLETNEERVSADMRIRKSQHAILSRKFVEVMTKYNEAQVDFRERSKGRIQRQLEITGKTTTDEELEEMLEGGNAAVFTAGIMDSGISRQALSEIEARHKDIVRLESSIKELHDMFVDIAMLVENQGGMIDRIESNMDQSVGFVERAVADTKKAVKFQAEARRKKMMIMLCCVILVIILVSVVYSFVT; from the exons ATGAAAGACCGTTTGGAGCAACTCAAAGCG ACGTGTGACACAGATGATGCAGACGAAGTTGAGGTCGCCGTGGACAATGCTGCGTTTATGGACGAGTTCTTTTCCCAG ATTGAAGAGATCAGGACCAGCATCGACAAGATAGATGAGAACGTAGTTGAAGTCAAGAAGCTCTACTCCGTCATCCTCTCTGCCCCGACGTCAGATCaga aAACACAGGATGACTTGGAAGCCGTCACCAACGACATTAAGAAACTGGCCAACAACGCTCGCAACAAGCTCAAAA GCATCGAGCGAAACCTGGAGACGAACGAGGAGAGAGTGTCGGCTGACATGCGTATCCGGAAATCTCAG CATGCCATTCTGTCCAGGAAGTTTGTGGAGGTGATGACCAAGTACAACGAGGCCCAGGTGGACTTCAGAGAGAGGAGCAAAGGCCGGATTCAGAGACAACTGGAGATCA CTGGTAAAACTACAACTGATGAAGAGCTGGAGGAGATGCTGGAAGGGGGGAATGCCGCAGTTTTCACTGCAGGG ATCATGGACTCAGGCATCTCCAGGCAGGCTCTGAGTGAGATCGAGGCTCGGCACAAAGACATCGTGCGTCTGGAGAGCAGCATCAAGGAGCTGCACGACATGTTCGTGGACATCGCCATGCTGGTGGAGAACCAG GGTGGCATGATTGACAGGATCGAGAGCAATATGGACCAATCAGTGGGCTTTGTGGAGCGGGCGGTGGCCGACACCAAGAAAGCAGTGAAGTTCCAGGCAGAGGCTCGCCGG AAGAAAATGATGATCATGTTATGCTGTGTGATTCTGGTCATCATCCTTGTCTCTGTAGTGTACAGCTTCGTCACATAG